The sequence TTAAACAAAGCTGAGAAGAAGCTTGAAGAAGCCAGAAGAAGCAATAACTTTGAATTGGTAAAACATTGGGAAAGAGAATTAGCTTTTCACGGCTCCGGACATTATTTACACACGATCTTTTGGAATAATATGACTCCTCGGGGGGGAGGTCGTCCCAGCGGAGAACTTGCTAGAGACATAGATGCCTATTTTGGTTCCTTTGCCGCTTTCCAGAAACATTTTTCAGAAGCTGCCAAACAAGTAGAAGGTGTTGGATGGGCCATTCTAGTATGGTCCCCTCGATCTAGACATTTAGAAATTCTTCAGTCAGAACGTCACATGATTTTAACACAGTGGGATACGATTCCGTTACTCGTGCTTGATGTATGGGAGCATGCTTATTACCTTCAGTATGAAAACCGAAAAGCAGAATATGTGGATGCCTGGTGGAATGTGGTTAACTGGAGAGACGTAGAAAAGCGGTATGAAGAAGCTAAAAAAATAGCCTGGAAGCCTTATTAAAGAGATTAGTATATGCTAGTCTCTTTCTTTATGTTCTTGGGGGCGTATTCTGTATAGCTTGTGTTCATATATGGACAGGTCCTGCATAAACTTGTACAAAAGCGAAAAGCGGATACGCGCTGGAGCTAAAAAGTCCGCCAGGAGCTTGGCGCTGGAGCTAGACAGTTATCAAAGTTCAGAATTTATACGCTTTATAATTCAAAAAGGAGAAGAGAAAATGCACAAGATTAAAAAAGTCGTCTTACTACTGTTTTGTTTCATACTATTAATGAATGTCTTCGCAATTGAAGCAAAGGCTTTATCTGTGAGTGCATATAGTGCGATTCTAATAGATCAGGATACTGGTCGTGTGTTATATGAAAAAAGAGCTCATGAAAAAAGACGAATCGCCTCAATTACAAAAATAATGACGGCTATCTTAGCAATTGAGTCGGGAAAATTAAATGAGACCGTAACAGTAAGCGAACGGGCTGTTAGAACAGAAGGCTCCTCTCTCTACTTGAAAACAGGGGAAAAGATTAAATTACAAGATTTAGTGTATGGACTGATGCTTCGTTCTGGAAATGATGCCGCGGTTGCTATTGCTGAACATGTGGGGGGAAGTCTCGAAGGCTTTGTTTATTTAATGAACCAAAAAGCAATGGAGCTTGGCATGAGGAATACGCATTTTGCCAATCCGCACGGTTTAGATGATTCAGATGACCATTATTCTAGTGCATATGATATGGCTATCTTAACAAGTTATGCAATGAAAAACGAAGCGTATCAAATAATTGCTGGTACGAAAGTGTACCGGGCCCCAAACCCTGATGAGAAGTGGGACAGAGTTTGGCGCAACAAAAATAAGCTGCTGACAAGATTATATGAACACAGTACCGGGGGAAAAACTGGCTATACAAAATTGGCTGGGAGAACGCTTGTTTCAACAGCTTCCCTCGATAATATGAATCTGGTCGCTGTTACGTTAAATGCTCCAAGCGATTGGAATGACCATATCAATCTGTTTGAATATGCGTTTGATACGTTCGAAAACATAACACTCGTACATAAAGGGGAAGTTATCGAGTTAGATGATAGTTATTATGAAGGGAAAGTTACAATTAAGAATTCCTTTTCCTATCCGGTAAAGGAAGAAGAGATAGAGGACTTTCGCGTAGAGTATCGAATGATTGAACCAAAAAAACAGTGGGAAAGACACCCAGAAGAAATTCCAGAAGTTGTCGGAAAGGCAATTGTTTATTTCCATGAAGAAGTCATAAAAGAAGTGCCGATCTATTATAGTGCGGGATCAAGGGACGAAGAAACTTGGTTTGAATTGTTTAAGGGAATATTTACTGCATTCGTGGGTGTCAATCTGTATGGTTAATTATATATGGGTATCTCTCACTATAATTGGGATCTTATTTGCTATCATTAATGGAAAAATGGATGAAGTGAATAAAGCTTTATTTGATGGAGCAAAAGAAGCTGTTACCATTTCAATTGGTCTCATCAGTATTTTGGTATTTTGGCTGGGAATCATGAGAATTGCCCAAGAAGCCGGACTTTTAAATTTATTTGGCAGGCTTTTTAAACCAATTGTTAAGCGATTATTCCCAGAAGTGCCTCCAGAACATCCGGCGATGGGATATATTCTTTCAAATATGATGGCCAATATGTTTGGGCTTGGTAATGCGGCAACCCCATTAGGGATCAAGGCTATGGAACAACTCAAGGAACTCAACGGGAATAAACCGATAGCGAGCCGTTCAATGATTACTTTTTTAGCAATTAATACTTCCAGTCTAACGCTAATTCCGACAACTGTTTTAGCAATAAGGATGAATTATCATTCAGCTAACCCGACAGAAATTGTATTTCCAACGATTATTGCAACCATCTGCTCTACAGTAGGGGCTATTATCATTGACCGGTACTATTATTGGCGGAGAATTAAAAAGGGGAGGGATCTATAATGGAACTCATCAGCATTATCTCTCTTTGGCTGATTCCGCTGATTGTCGGAGGAATTCTTCTTTATGGAACCTGGAAAAGGGTACCGACTTACGAGACCTTTGTTGAAGGCGGTAAAGATGGAATCCAAATTGCTTTTTCTATCATCCCTTATTTAGTAGGGATGCTGGTCGCTATCACTGTCTTTCGGGCCTCTGGTGCACTCGAATATTTTATGGGACTGCTAGAGCCGCTTTTACTTTTAATTGGAGTCCCTCCTGAAATTGTTCCATTAGCTATTATCAGGCCAATTTCAGGAACGGCAGCTTTAGGTATGACAAGTGATTTAATTGCAACATATGGACCTGATTCCTTCATTGGAAGACTGGCATCTACACTTCAAGGAAGCACGGACACTACGTTTTATGTTTTGACGGTCTATTTTGGTGCAGTTGGCATTAAAAAGATGGGAGATGCGTTAAAGGTAGGGCTTTGGGCAGATCTAGTCGGTATTATGGCCTCCATTATTATTGTCACTATTGTATTTGGAAAATAATATTGTGGTGTAATGGAAATGGACATGCCCGAACAGGGTATGTCTTTTTTTGATATTTACTAAGATACTAGTTAGTTTTTGGTAAATCGAATAACCTTTTTTCAAAGCGGACATAGAATCCGTTATTTCCTTAAAAACCATTGTTTTATTGATTCAATCGGACATACGTTCCGTTAATTGCGGTAAATCGACTAAAAAACGCTTTGTTTTACCAAAATAACGGAATCAGTGTCCTAAAATCTAGCAAATCTCCCGTTTTGTCACAAATAACGGAACCAGTGTCCGAAAGAACCAAGTAGCCGCCACTTAACACGTGTACAGATTTCTATTCCCTCACATTATGCTAAATACTCGAACTAAGTCTGAATCCTCACTTCAATTCCCGAATTTAAAATGTGTCTAAATCGGAAATAATGTAAACATGTCCTATTTAAGAGCTCATAATTGTTTTACTTGTAAGGCCGAATAATTACGGGTAATATGATGGAGGGGTGAAAACTATGGAACGCCTGCAAAAGGTAATAGCACAAGCTGGAGTCGCATCCAGAAGAAAAGCGGAAGAATTAATTGCTTCTGGCAAAGTAAAAGTAAATGGGCAAGTTGTACTAGAGCTTGGTACAAAGGTTAAACCATCCGATCAAATAGAAGTAAACGGGATTCCGCTTGAAAAGGAAGAACCTGTTTATTTTTTGTTTTATAAACCAAGAGGGGTTATTTCTAGTGTAAAGGACGATAAGGGAAGAAAGGTAGTTACTGACTTTTTTCCAGAGTTAAAAGAAAGAATATTTCCAGTCGGTCGCCTGGATTATGATACATCAGGGATTCTTTTGATGACTAATGACGGGGAGTTCACAAATCAGATGACACACCCACGTTATCATATCCCAAAAACCTATATTGCGAAGGTTAAGGGAATTCCAAGTAAAACAGAAATAGCACAGCTGCAAAAAGGTGTAAAGCTAGAAGATGGCATGACTGCGCCTGCAAAGGTTAAAATGCTGTCGTTTGATAAACGCAAGAATAGTTCTATCTTGGAATTAACAATTCATGAGGGGAAAAATAGACAGGTCCGCCGCATGTTTGAAGCAATTGGACATCCTGTTTTAAAATTAAAAAGGGAACGTTTTGCTTTTTTAACACTGGATGATCTTAGCCCTGGAGATTCTCGCGAATTGACACCGCATGAAGTAAAACAATTGCGGAACTTAATCCAAAATGGATGAAAGTGATAAGTGTCACACAACCTTCAAAATCTAATTCTGACTAAGTAGCTGAAAGTGCTATAATATCACTGAAATGAAGCTTCCTAAGGAGGTAGTAATCCTATGGAAAAAAAGCAAAATAGACTAATTCTTAGAACAATTATATTAGTATTGCTATTTTCAGCTGTCGGATATGCGCTTTATTCAAATCTGACACAAGCTGACCGTGAAACGATTGGTGTCGGTGATAAAGCACCGAACTTTGCTTTAGAAGATATGGAAGGCAATGTACATAAACTCTCAGACTATGAGGGTCAGGGTGTTTTCTTGAACTTTTGGGGAACATGGTGTGAGCCTTGCAAAGTAGAAATGCCATATATGGAAAATCAATATTCTTATTATAAGGATGATGGAGTTACGATTTTAGCTGTTAATGTCGGCGAATCGACAATGGCTGTTGAAAAATTTGTTGAAGAATACGGTATGACTTTTCCAGTTTTAAGAGACACGAAAAGTTCGGAAGTGCAGCGGGCTTATAATATTGCACCTCTTCCGACTACTATTTTAATTAATCCAGAAGGGGTTATTGAAGAAATAATTACAACAACCATGACAGAAGAAAAAGTTCGTGAATCTATGGAGAAAATTAAGCCTTGATTCTAGGGAGTTTTTATGATGAATCACGTAAAATGTGAATGTGGCCATGTGAATCCTCATGGAACTGTTCTGTGTGAATCATGTGGAAAAATATTAGTAGAAACAGAAGAAAAGAAAAAACTGGTAGATATGCGATATGAGGGAAGTGCCAGGCGATCACAGACGTACAAAAAAACGATCGTAGATCGAATCTGGAACTTCTTTTCCTCTGTAAAAGTAGGAATTTGGCTGATTGTCGTTACCCTTAGTGTGTCAGCAATAGGAACAATCCTTCCGCAAGAAGAGTTCATTCCGCAAAATGTTCCTGCAGGCAATTATTATGAGAGTGAGTACGGCTGGTTTGGACGATTATATTATTTATTAGGGTTTCAGGATCTTTATGGATCATGGATTTATCTCTTATTAATTGCGTCCATAGGAGTTTCTCTTGTTATTTGCAGCCTGGATCGGGTTGTTCCTCTTTATCGTGCACTAAAGCGGCAACGAGTGATTAAGCACGAAGGCTTTATGAAAAGACAGCGTCTTTATATAATGGCTGAAGGTGAAGCTGCAAAGCTTGAAGAAACATTTGAAAATATTAAACAAAATTTACAGAAAAAAAGGTATCATATTAGAGATGAAGACGGCAGTTTATTAGCAGAAAAAGGACGATTTTCCCGTTGGGGTCCGTATATTAATCATATCGGTCTTATCATATTCTTGATTGGCTGTATGCTTCGGTTTGTACCAGGGATGTATGTGGATGAACAGCTTTGGGTTGAAGAAGGAGAAATCAGACCTATCCCTGGGACAAACCGCGAATATTATCTAGGAAACAATGAATTTATCATTGATGTTTATGATGGTACTGAACGAAATGGTGTATTTGAGGAATCGCTTGAAAGAACGAATGGGGATATCGTAAGTAATTATCAGTCAAATGTTACGTTGTACAAGCGTTCTTCTGAAACTGTATTAGGGCAGACACCTGAGCTTGAAAAAGTTAAAGATTACTCAATTCAGGTCAATAAGCCTCTGAAATTTGATGGGTATTCCCTTTATCAGATGTCCTTTAACCAAGGCGAATTTAAAGCTATGACTTTTACACTCATCAATCAGGAGACAGGGGAATCTTACGGTGAAATCAAAATTGATTTAGAAGACCCTCAGGAAGTGTATGATTTAGGAAACGGATACAAAGTGGCAATAGTCCGTTACTATCCGGATGTTAAATTTGATGAAAACTTAATACCTACGAATACATCACCGTATCCAAGGAATCCTGCTTTTATCTTTAATGTCATATCTCCTGAAAATCAACAAGGAGAAATGAGTATCGTTGCGATTCAGCAGACGTATGACCCTTCTGGGCAGAACAAATACAAAATGAAGTTTGCCATGATGGAAAGCAAAGAGGTTTCAGGGCTGACTGTTCGGAAGGATAACACAATCTGGATTTTGGCTCTCGGGGGTCTGATTTTTATGATTGGTGTTGTTCAGGGGGCCTACTGGAACCATAGAAGGATTTGGATTCAAAAACAAAAAGATCATGTATTAATAGCGGCTCATACCAATAAAAACTGGTACGGATTAAAGAGAGAATTAGAAAAAGTTTTCGAAGAAACCCCTCAATTTATTCCAGAGGATCAAATGGAAAAAAACGAGGGCTCCGAATAGGGAGGTAGCCATTTCATGGTTGAATTAAGCGGAAATTTACTATTTATAGCATTTATTCTTTACCTGTTAGGAACCTTCATTTTTGCTGGTTCGATCAGACAAAAGAAAAATATGGATGTGCAAAAAAAGCCTGAGAGATGGTCCAAAGTGGGAATTGTTGTGACCATTTTTGGATTTATCGCACAGCTTGGGTATTTTATTACCAGATGGATAGCAGCAGGACATGCTCCAGTAAGTAATTTATTTGAGTTTATTACATTCTTCGGCATGATGCTTGTTGCTGCCTTTATCGTTATCTTTTTTATCTATCGCAATGCAGTGCTTGGCTTGTTTTCCTTGCCGATTGCTTTATTAATCATTGCCTATGCGAGTATGTTTCCTAATGAAATTTCTCCTTTAGTGCCATCTTTAAAAAGCTACTGGCTTCATATTCACGTAACAACCGCTGCCACAGGTGAGGCAGTTCTCGCCATCAGTTTTGCAGCAGGGCTGATCTACTTGATTAAGTCAATTGATCAGACAAAAAGCTCCAAGTCAAGCTTTTGGCTGGAGGTCGTTTTGTTTAGTTTAATTTCAGTACTAGGTTTTATATTGACGACCTCTTCATTTGCAATAGCTGATTATGAAAGCCAATTTGTTTATACCGATAAAGATGGAGAAACGGCAGAAACAACTTATACCCTGCCTGCCATAGTTGGTCCTCATGAAGGAGAACTAGTAACAGAAGGACATATTGAGCCTATGGTTCAGGTTCCGGCTTTTATCAACGCTAAGAAATTGAATACTGTATTATGGTCATTGGGGGCAGGGGCCGTTCTTTATCTGCTCATCCGGCTCATCACTAGAAAGAGAATCGGAGCCTTATTAAAGCCTCTAACCAAGAATTCCAAATTAGAACTTTTAGATGAAATAGGCTACCGTTCTGTTTTAATAGGTTTTCCTATTTTTACGTTAGGTGCGCTTATCTTTGCGATGATTTGGGCGCAGCTTGCGTGGAGCCGATTTTGGGGCTGGGACCCGAAAGAGGTTTGGGCTCTGATTACCTGGTTATTTTACGCTGCCTTTTTACATTTACGGCTTTCAAAAGGATGGCACGGCGAAAAGTCTGCATGGCTAGCAGTAATTGGATTTGCTATAATTATGTTTAATCTTATTGTTGTCAATCTCGTTATTGCGGGACTTCATTCCTACGCTGGGGTGTAAACAGTGCAGGAAGGTATGCATTTTCAATTTCAGTATGACCTTCACAGAAAACTGTGAAGGTTTTTATACATTCAAACTATTTTAAATATGTTAGGGAGTGACCTAAGTGATGAATGAGCAGGATTATACAATCCTAGTTGTAG is a genomic window of Bacillus oleivorans containing:
- a CDS encoding superoxide dismutase, translated to MIQNEDFVREVKRWLEEVKGWIERNNISDENIEHYVTFILAEMDHENERDSQEDRAGMIQNAVWQLDELLQTKWHTVRSESIRQQNAVPAGKHVLPPLPYSYDALEPFISQRIMRLHHTKHHQSYVDGLNKAEKKLEEARRSNNFELVKHWERELAFHGSGHYLHTIFWNNMTPRGGGRPSGELARDIDAYFGSFAAFQKHFSEAAKQVEGVGWAILVWSPRSRHLEILQSERHMILTQWDTIPLLVLDVWEHAYYLQYENRKAEYVDAWWNVVNWRDVEKRYEEAKKIAWKPY
- a CDS encoding D-alanyl-D-alanine carboxypeptidase family protein; the encoded protein is MHKIKKVVLLLFCFILLMNVFAIEAKALSVSAYSAILIDQDTGRVLYEKRAHEKRRIASITKIMTAILAIESGKLNETVTVSERAVRTEGSSLYLKTGEKIKLQDLVYGLMLRSGNDAAVAIAEHVGGSLEGFVYLMNQKAMELGMRNTHFANPHGLDDSDDHYSSAYDMAILTSYAMKNEAYQIIAGTKVYRAPNPDEKWDRVWRNKNKLLTRLYEHSTGGKTGYTKLAGRTLVSTASLDNMNLVAVTLNAPSDWNDHINLFEYAFDTFENITLVHKGEVIELDDSYYEGKVTIKNSFSYPVKEEEIEDFRVEYRMIEPKKQWERHPEEIPEVVGKAIVYFHEEVIKEVPIYYSAGSRDEETWFELFKGIFTAFVGVNLYG
- a CDS encoding nucleoside recognition domain-containing protein: MVNYIWVSLTIIGILFAIINGKMDEVNKALFDGAKEAVTISIGLISILVFWLGIMRIAQEAGLLNLFGRLFKPIVKRLFPEVPPEHPAMGYILSNMMANMFGLGNAATPLGIKAMEQLKELNGNKPIASRSMITFLAINTSSLTLIPTTVLAIRMNYHSANPTEIVFPTIIATICSTVGAIIIDRYYYWRRIKKGRDL
- a CDS encoding spore maturation protein: MELISIISLWLIPLIVGGILLYGTWKRVPTYETFVEGGKDGIQIAFSIIPYLVGMLVAITVFRASGALEYFMGLLEPLLLLIGVPPEIVPLAIIRPISGTAALGMTSDLIATYGPDSFIGRLASTLQGSTDTTFYVLTVYFGAVGIKKMGDALKVGLWADLVGIMASIIIVTIVFGK
- a CDS encoding pseudouridine synthase; translated protein: MERLQKVIAQAGVASRRKAEELIASGKVKVNGQVVLELGTKVKPSDQIEVNGIPLEKEEPVYFLFYKPRGVISSVKDDKGRKVVTDFFPELKERIFPVGRLDYDTSGILLMTNDGEFTNQMTHPRYHIPKTYIAKVKGIPSKTEIAQLQKGVKLEDGMTAPAKVKMLSFDKRKNSSILELTIHEGKNRQVRRMFEAIGHPVLKLKRERFAFLTLDDLSPGDSRELTPHEVKQLRNLIQNG
- the resA gene encoding thiol-disulfide oxidoreductase ResA gives rise to the protein MEKKQNRLILRTIILVLLFSAVGYALYSNLTQADRETIGVGDKAPNFALEDMEGNVHKLSDYEGQGVFLNFWGTWCEPCKVEMPYMENQYSYYKDDGVTILAVNVGESTMAVEKFVEEYGMTFPVLRDTKSSEVQRAYNIAPLPTTILINPEGVIEEIITTTMTEEKVRESMEKIKP
- the resB gene encoding cytochrome c biogenesis protein ResB; translated protein: MNHVKCECGHVNPHGTVLCESCGKILVETEEKKKLVDMRYEGSARRSQTYKKTIVDRIWNFFSSVKVGIWLIVVTLSVSAIGTILPQEEFIPQNVPAGNYYESEYGWFGRLYYLLGFQDLYGSWIYLLLIASIGVSLVICSLDRVVPLYRALKRQRVIKHEGFMKRQRLYIMAEGEAAKLEETFENIKQNLQKKRYHIRDEDGSLLAEKGRFSRWGPYINHIGLIIFLIGCMLRFVPGMYVDEQLWVEEGEIRPIPGTNREYYLGNNEFIIDVYDGTERNGVFEESLERTNGDIVSNYQSNVTLYKRSSETVLGQTPELEKVKDYSIQVNKPLKFDGYSLYQMSFNQGEFKAMTFTLINQETGESYGEIKIDLEDPQEVYDLGNGYKVAIVRYYPDVKFDENLIPTNTSPYPRNPAFIFNVISPENQQGEMSIVAIQQTYDPSGQNKYKMKFAMMESKEVSGLTVRKDNTIWILALGGLIFMIGVVQGAYWNHRRIWIQKQKDHVLIAAHTNKNWYGLKRELEKVFEETPQFIPEDQMEKNEGSE
- the ccsB gene encoding c-type cytochrome biogenesis protein CcsB codes for the protein MVELSGNLLFIAFILYLLGTFIFAGSIRQKKNMDVQKKPERWSKVGIVVTIFGFIAQLGYFITRWIAAGHAPVSNLFEFITFFGMMLVAAFIVIFFIYRNAVLGLFSLPIALLIIAYASMFPNEISPLVPSLKSYWLHIHVTTAATGEAVLAISFAAGLIYLIKSIDQTKSSKSSFWLEVVLFSLISVLGFILTTSSFAIADYESQFVYTDKDGETAETTYTLPAIVGPHEGELVTEGHIEPMVQVPAFINAKKLNTVLWSLGAGAVLYLLIRLITRKRIGALLKPLTKNSKLELLDEIGYRSVLIGFPIFTLGALIFAMIWAQLAWSRFWGWDPKEVWALITWLFYAAFLHLRLSKGWHGEKSAWLAVIGFAIIMFNLIVVNLVIAGLHSYAGV